The segment tgctgctccccagggctcggATTCTTTGTGTTCTGTATGGCAGCGAGCTTACCGAGGGAGCCAAACAATTAACGTTTTTTAGTCACGAGAACGTAAGATTTCCTAAATTACGTCAACTTGTAACTAAATAGCAcacaaataatcttttttttaagtaaatactCAGACCAATAAGCCACTCTTATtggtcttataaaaaggaagTACGTTGTCACCTCTGGGGTTATGAATCTGGGGTGCTTGTCCACCAAAAATGTGACACAGCCCACGTAAACAATGGGACTTAAGTAAAATATCCCAAATTATGTCTCCTGGATCAATCAATAGTTTCAAAAATCTGCATATCCAGAATAGCCTTTGTTTTTGCCCTTGTTGAAACCTCGTGACAACAAACTGTTTTTTCATAAcagttttctcattaaaaaacagaattttatgaTTAGGAATTTGATTAATATAGTTTGTCTCTTGGGTTCTAATATAACTGTTATTGGCATAGTCTCTTCAGGTGAAAGCAGGCATCTGAGATGGTTTTATGTTGTTACTCTAATGATTAACATTTTTAACTACTGTTAGCTTCATAAATTCATCTTAGAGCTTATAGAGTGGGGTTTCTTTTTGTGCTCTGTGGCACAAAAACCTTGTTAGTGTAGCAGCTAACAAAGCCATTATTTCAGAGAGCAGGAGGCTTTAAATTACATAACTGAAAAGAACAAAGCTGGGAGTTCTGTGTAGGTTCAGCTAAAAGTCAGTAAGGCAGCAATTTCTCACTTTTCTTGCTATAGACAAGAGTCAGGTTTTTAACACATATATCTCTAggacaataaaaacaaattccaATTAACCAAGTTTTCTGAGATGTAAGAGTGATCTTAATCGACCTCTTTTAAATTAGTTAATTTGATAAGCaatgatgttttctttcttagcaTCAAACTCAAGATGAGTGGCTGCCGTGTCTTTGTTGGACACTTAAGCTCACGTGCTCGGGAACGGGATGTGGAAAAATTCTTCAAAGGGTACGGACGCATACGAGAAATACATCTAAAAAATGGATTTGGATTTGTGGTGAGTAGTACCTTATTTTGTCTTGCTTGGCATTACTAGTCATGGTAGTCTGAAGTCAAGGAAGAGCAAATGCTGGAGATAATAATAGTTCCAAtgggaaatggaaaatattaacaTACATTTCAGATTGCTTTACAGATGATGTGATTAGTTTTCTTTCACTCATTAagctttttccttgttttctgcaaGGTCTTGCTCAAAATCTTGTTAATATTCTAACTATGTTAAGTGCATCCTGAACCTGATCGTTGTCTTCCCTGGCATTTAGATTTTAACCCTTCTTTCTGCAGGCAGAATAAATAGCCTGTTAACACACTATAATACTCAACCAAATCTTGACCtagagaaacatttttatagTTTCTCTCTCACTCCTAGTCTGCTTGGTCGTATTTCTAAATAATATCCAGACATAAAGGCAAAGTAGTTGGCTAAGATAACAGGTGTAATAGGTGTTTGCTGTTGGGTTTAAGTAGCACAGTTTAAATGGTTGTGCAGCTAAAGTTAGGCATATTCACCATCATCCTATGTTCATAAAGTATATGTTTTTCTCAGGCTAGTAAACAAAGCACAGTTCATCGGATCTCAGTTTCCTACCACTGCTTTTTGACCTCTGTGTTCCTAAACTGTGACCCAAATCTTTGCGGCTTCCCAGGCTGCCTGTTTCTTTGCTGTTATCTGCCAAGAACTGGCCATTCTGCAGCAGCAAATTCCAACCAAAAAGGTTTATACTGCCCTCACACAGCAGTGGGCTTACATGCCATTTGTTCTGCCGTGATCAGTTGCTTGTGTGAAGCTatggggaaaagaaggaaaaaaaaatgctttgcctGCTTAAGTTTCATATGAATATTACTTCTGAACTCTTACACGTGCCAGTTCCTGATTGCAGCGCAGCGCGAGCTACTTCTTGTTGGTTGCCACCAGTAGGTAAATACCTCCCTCTTGAAGTCTGGAGGTAAATGGCTGGTCTGCAGTTGAGCAGTTTATTTAGTCCATCCTTTCCAGTTGGTGCTACTTCTCAATTGCTTTTCCCTGagcatttctcttctcttcttggGCAGGGCTGTTGACTCATTCAGGAAAGCTTCTGTTGAGCTCCTGTATGTGAGTCAGCcaaccttcttttctttcttcctcctccagttCCTAGGTGGTggcattttcctttcaaaatttaCAAATAAACTTCAATAATTGTCCCATAACTCTGtcaaaaatgtttaattgcTCCCATTAtgaagtttttttcttctttctgaatgAAATGTTGCCTAGGTAGCTTGTGccctttgccttttctcctgtcaCTGTGCACCCACATGAGGAACATACTTCCATCATCTCTGTAACTGCATTTTACGTTTTGGAGGACCCTGACTAGATCCCCTTTGAGCCCTCTCTTCAGCAGGCTGAACAAATATGACTCTGACAACCTTTAATCATTTATTAAGTTCTTCAACCTTCTGATCAGCTTTGGTGACCCCCTGCTGGTCCTGCTCCAGGTTTTCAATGTATGTCTTGAGCCTGGAGAGACCAAAAGCGGACAGAGTGTTCCAGGTGTGGCCTAGCAAGTGCCAAGCAGGGTGGAGTAATCAATGTCACTTGGCCTGCTGGGTGtatccctgcaggagcagcccaggaCATGGTTTGCTTTCATTGCTGCAAAGCCATACTGCTGACCTACACCTGGCATACTCTCCGTGAGGATTCCCATGTCCTTTTCAGCAGAGCTACCCTCCAGCCACTCAGACCCCAGCCTGTACTGCTTCTTGGGATTATTCTGTCCCACGTGCAGGACTTCACATTTATCTGTGTTAAAACTTGCAATTTTTGTTGAAGTAATCATTCAGCCTATCAGGCGctctctgtgtgttttttcttctactgtATCTATTTCTCCTCCTACTTTGGTGTCATCCACAAAATTGGTGAGGGTGCATCCAATCCTGCCATCCAGgtcatttgtaaaaacattgaATAGCCCTTGAGGTATTCTACTTGTGGCTGGCTGTCAGTTCCcctttgttttcagttatttgAAATCTGtataaaaccttttaaaaaccCAAGTGATTCTGGTTTAACAttgttgtaaaagaaaaaagcgtGTTTTAGTCTGCTTGATCCGAATCATTGCTTGATCTTTGAAACTAATGATTTTGACTTAAATTCTGTAGATTTCAATACAGAATTTTTTCAAACTTGAGAGCTAGTATGTGAAGCTAGATAGACTGGCAGCCATTCAGTGTCTTAGAAACCAGCTGGAATCAGTGGGAGTTGTAGGTGTTAACTACACACCTTCGTGTAGTTAATGATGGGTCTAAATAGGTTTTCCCCAGATAATTCCTGCATCGTTGTGCAGGGTTGTGTGATGTTTGGTAGTGAAGCAGATTTCGGTGCGGGATGGGGCGGAAAGCATAAGCcagttttgcttctgaaaagctGCTTACAGTTATAAAAACACTTTCTTCCACTTGAAGCTCTTTTTGTTCATTGCTCTCAAGCTACAtttccatgtttttgttttctacagaaTGCTGTTGGTGTAAGCGTTCCCTGTCCAACTGCCTGTTCTCactgcttgctttcttctttttctccccttgccTTCACTTGGTGTTACCACACTTGTTCAGCCACGTGATAAGCCTACCTGGGAAGCTGATCTATTTGAAAAATAACACTGTCTTTTTCACCCCACCTCCTGCAGCAAGTGTGCTGTTTTTCATCTGGATAGGTTTCTTGACCTAGTTTCCTGCAGAGCTGTACAAACAGCTTTGCCAAGAACCAGTGGGCTGGATAGTGGGCAGGATCGACTCAAGCTGACTAAAGCAGCATTGCTGCCAAAAGTGAAGCAGCAGATTCCATTGCAACAGTGTATGGAATTGCACATCACAGCTGATCCAGACCCACAGGTTGCCAGTGCTAAAGAGGGGCTTATCTTCCTTGCTTGTCTTACACAGGcacctttttttccagagtaGTGAGCTGAAtttagctcagaaaaaaaaaaatcagaagtttttttttttttcttccttgctgtttCTTTGCCAATTCAGTAAAAAATGAATTCTTAGGAGGGTTTTGGAAGTGTGCTACTCCCCTGCTTTTGATTGCAGTTCAATAGATTGAGCTGTTACATAGAATTTCCCTGCATGTAGGGCTGTGTTTTAAACTGTATACCTTGCAATGAtcctcccacccctcccccaAATGGTATTTTAGATATTTATGTAATAATCCaagtcatttaatttattttacgtAGCTCCCACAAATAGTTCTACTGAAATAGCTGAAGGAGACAAAAGGAGTGTGCAGGGTGCAGGTAGAAGAAATGGTCCAGGCTTTTCAGTCATTATAATGTGCCAGGAGTCCACTCTCTTGTTCAAAGTTCTGGCTGCTACTTGCTGCAGAAATTGAAAATTTGTGAATAAAGTGTGTTTTCTAGCATTTGAATATCCTGTGAGGGAAAATAATtctatattcctttttttttttttttttttttttctgtaggaatTTGAAGACCACAGGGATGCTGATGATGCAATTTATGAACTAAATGGTAAAGAGTTGTGTGATGAAAGGTAAGCTTGATACATTTTCCCTTAAGGTCAGCAAGAGTGTCTTGCATCTAGATGTGGCACGTTAGCTTGTGCTGACGCCTGTTTGTTCTGGCTCTGTGACATGTTACACCTTCCGTAACTTTATCTGAAGAGATTTATTTGAATATGttgacttcagaaaacaagttgATGATAACCTCTCATCATTTGGGGTGTTGCCCTTCAGTTTGCAATGAGATGGTCAGTAGTGATTGCATGTTACGGTCATTTTCATTTGCATTGTGGAAATTGTTTTCAGGTTATTAGGTTGTTGTTACTCCTTTTGGTATCTTTGTCACTCTGTGATTAATTTTGGgctctgttttaattaaatttgcTAAACCAATTACAGACCCATGACAATTTTCTTGAAAGTCTTGAGGGAGATGAATGAGGCAGGAGAACACCATTGTTCTGCCTCTTTAAGAAATGCCAGTGACTGTATTATAAAATACTGCTTGTAAGGGCAAGATGCTTCTTGTTTGTGCACATGTGGTTCCAGTTGCGAAAGATTTCAGTCACTCTCAAAtacttactttttttgtttgcttgttttgttgcaTAAGGGTTACAATTGAGCATGCTCGAGCCCGAAGAGGAAGGGGCAGATTCCCGCAACGGTTCAGTTATTACCAGTCGACGAGTGGATCTAGGTAGGTGGTCTGGACTCTGTTCCCTCAAGCAGAGTAACTGAAGAACTGTACTATACTGTTGCTTTCTTCCTGTGCTTGGAGCTAGGGATCCAGCTCTGTTTTCCTTGTGGAGCTTCATGGCAGAGGTTTTACGTTCTCAAACCTTGGAGGTCCATTACTGTTATTTACCTCTTTTGGCTGAGGAAACTGTGGTCTTTAAAGCAGTTTAATTGGCTCGCAGAGATTCACAAACACCTTTTgaaatgcttcccctccttGTTGTAGGCACTGCATTGGTCTCGCGTCCTACTGTTGTGTAAATGATGTGAAGGAGTAACGCTGCAGTCGGGTTGGCTGTTCTTAACGCTAAACCAAGGAGAATGCCAGAGCTTCTCTGCTGAGGTTTCTGTCATTAAACTGAGCTTACAAGCTAAGTAGAAGTGTTGTGGAATAATAGTTCTCCAAGGTATTTACTATCTAACCAAGCTTTCACGTTTCCAGCTGTATGGTTATCAAAATGCTGACTTCATCACAGTGCACAAAAGGAACTGTATTTCAGAAGCAGGGCTAGGGGACGAGGTACTAGCACATGCAGAAGCATTTAAATACCATCTTTGCTGACCGAACAGGAGCCTTCTGAACaacaaaatctgaaaagcaGGAGATAGCTCACGTGGAATACCTGTAGTGGACCTGCAGTATTTGTGGCCGTGTTTACTTCCAGTGAATTAAGCCAGTGGTGAATCTTGCACCACGTTGCAGTGAATTTTGTGAAGTTCTGCAGCTTTGCATATATTCCACCAGATAAGCACATTTACATCTCTGTACTTTATGTCTACCTATCTATGCTTGAAATAATTCACTCTGTAAAGACATTTATAGCTGTGGCCTACACAGAGTAGCAGTCggaagaaagaggaagattTAACTGACGTAAacctctgcatttctttcaaaGACAGAATTGCAGCCAGTTACGAACTAGTGTCTGGAACATCTAATTTGCATATGCAAGTATGctaattagattattttttctttagcgGCAGTAACCTTGATGCGGTATAATTGATCCGAGGTCCAGGCTAAAAGTGGACTTTTAAAGTAGGAAGTGTGATTGGAGGTCGTGGGCGTCTGACGTTGTAGTCATGTTCATGACGTCAGACTGCCGATGCCAGACAGGAAGAGACTTCGGTTTGCAATAATGGAAAAATGAGACTCAGCCTGCCAGTTTTGGGACTCTGGGACCTCTGTTTAAATGCTCTGAAGATCTGgatgttctgaaaaaaattggGACACTTGGAGGTATGCACTGAAATGAAATTGCCTATGCTTCAGTGTACAAATCAATACGCACAATTTAGGGTTATGTTTTTGTGGGAGGAGAAGATAAGAATAATTTACTCTGAGGTCAGTGTTCTTAATTCTTGAGTCTTTTTGTATTAATACAAAGTAGTGCCATTGTTAGAATCCTGCATTACTTATCAAAAGGCTGGCATATGTTTTTCCATAGTTCTCAGATCCCTTTGGATTCAAATGGCTAGCGTTAGGATCAGAAATAGCCTGCAAAGGCAGTATTTTTTCAGGATGTCTTACTGTTCTTTTCTGTATGAATATTTTTAAGCCACATTTTCATTTTCGAGATGGTTTTAACCTTTGGTTAAGGGGAGAAAAAATCCGCTTTCATTCAGGAACTGTGAACTGCCACGGTTATTTCAAGGTAACAGTTACCGAGATCTCTTTTTACTAAACCAGTAATATTTCTACGCACAAGAATATTGAATATAGGTCATGCATAAATATTGACAAGTGATTTGGCATTTAGAAGCATGAATCAAGGTGCCTTTAAATTGTGCCTCAAATTGCTTAGTTGAAGCTGAATTTATCTTAccaactaaaaaataaaaataaaatattgcattttagATGAATAACCTCCAAACCCCTGTGTGTGAGCCAAGCCTGTTAAATGCTGAAATgaaactaattatttttaaagttttttttttattctattagGCACTTGTTTCAGTATTATCTAGAAAAATGGCAGCTGTATTGACTGCATTGGCATAATGTTCATCATCAAAATCCTCTTTATTCCCCTTATTACAGTTGTTCTCTTGTAGCGGACTCTTAGGTATGTTTTTTACTAGGGAGAATCAAATCTGCAGTCCAGAAATAAGGAAAGTACTTGACTCAAATCTTGCAGCAAActacagaaaacattaaatttCTTATGTTCTAAATTCCTTACACtggagactttttttcccctctgaactCTTCTAGCCGGTATGGACCTCCTGTTCGTACTGAACACAGGATCATAGTTGAAAACCTTTCGTCCCGTATCAGCTGGCAGGTGAGTTaccatcttttcttttattatttttttttaacactttatttttctgccctGTTGGTAAACTGCTCTCAACCTAATTTTGTATTAAAGCcatcataaatatttaatgcaaataaaaataggcAAAAAAGTCAGTGATTGCAAACAATTAGCGTTCAAACAGTTAAAGAAGTCTTTGGTTTCACAGCTGTGCAAATAGTTCTGTAAATAGATTTTGTAGTTGGGAACTGATTCTTGCTTACTTGCGTTTACCGACTGATAAAACTTGAAACAACTCTAGATTGTTTCTGAATTACTGAAGAATGACATCTATTCAAACCATGTCATCTTTTTGTAGTACAATAATCATGCACTTGGTTGGATAGAAATTTATGGTCTTTTCTTGTGCTTTACAAAGTACTTTTGTGATGTGATGCATGATTGAGAAGTCGTAAGGCATCGTTAATAAAGGAAGTCTTAAGAAAGCTGCTGTGTAAAGCGTGCTTACTGTAGATACTAAACAAGAACCCTGTCATCTCCTAATGATGAAATAAACCATCTTCTGTAGATTTCTTACcacttttctatctttttttcctgcctcgTGCTAATGTTTTCCAGATTTTCTAGCTGGCTTTTAAACAGAATAAACACATAATCAGTTTCTTCACTTGTTCTATGTCATATACAGTCTGTATAGAACATTTAGTTTTTTTGAATATTCAAAGACTTGCTCTTGCAGCAAAGTCCACTTGAGGCTGTTTTGCTTGCCTGGAGCTCCACTGATGTGTCTCATAAGAGCTTGAGTGCAGATAAATAGCAGAACTAGGATTGTTCATCTTCTGTGTGATGGGTTTAAAAAGTTTCTAGTTGTATGATTGTGCTAATTACcgaaaaattagaaaaacaaattctgagTCGATGTAGAGTTAGTGGATTTCATCTAAATCACTTCTGGGTATGCTATGCAGTTATGTATTAGAagagatcatttaaaaaataaaaaataataataatttaaaaaaggtaTTTGGAAACGACAATAGGGACCAGAGAAGTAAGCTAGAATAGTGTTAAACAGAGTGAATCTTTTAATGCTGTTCAGTGTTAAATTCATAActgcggggggggggacgggacatTTCTGAAACTTTCTTTTACTTGTGAATATTTATAATGGCTTTACGTGTCTTACTGATTTAGACTGAAGCCCACCCAATATAGATTTCATGGCTATAAATCTTTAGGATTCTAATTACGTGTTTTAATGACTCTTTTATATGTATAATAAGTTACTATAAGAAACTTTACTTCTTGATACCTGTCTAAAGAGACGATCACTTGAAGCTAAAATCCATATGCAAGCCTCATTTAGTTTTGAAGCTGACCTGCTTTGATACTGATACTGTTTTAACTTCTTTTAACTATGCTACTTGCACAACTGATTCAAATAGCTAATACATTAACAATAGTGGCATTATTACTCCTTTGTAATCCTCAAGCTTCTAGCAGCCACAACTGATACGGAACCTTGCTTTAAAACTTGTGTGCATCTTTTCATCTTTGGTGTGTGCAGATCCCcatgctttgagaacttctgtCTCCTTTAAGAGTTACTGTGTTGAgatattaaaaagataaatgagtaaaattataatatttcttttcagattaGCTTCTTTGAACCATTGACGATATCGTTAATAGACAATTACCTAATTATCTATTAGGTAATTAGGTACATACGAAAGTAGTAGACAATTTTGTCAgaattctctttattttagtaAAAGCATTTCTGCATGTTCAGAGCTCTCCAGCCACTTACTAGTTCTTCAGTGTCTGTCAATTTCCAAACAGTTGGGAAAACCGGCTCTGTGTTACTTGAAGATCTAATTTTTAATACATGCTTTTCCTATTTACAGTTGTCCTACACCTTGTTGTCTTTTGATGCCAAGGACAACAGAGTATTCTTGTGCTGTTTAAGGTGAACCAGAACagtaaagttaaaataaaatttgactTGGGGACTTGGGtttaacaaacagaaaaccaaactaGATAACTTTAAAACATTCCCCAAATTCTACTTATCTTGCACACTTAGTCTCTTGAATAATAATGTTGGCATCTTAATTATGTTGACAGTACTATTTTGAATTATATTTCATGATAACCTTTAGGAGTCAATGTACTGTCTGGCAAGGGGGGCTCAGTTTTAAAgactaacattttttaaattagaaaatgatgtagtttaatatttttaactttctctTGATTTACTAGTCCTGGTCTGGTTAGATTTTCATTGACTTAAGCAGGGCCAAAATTTTGTTCTTAACCTCTAAATTGGGCTAAATATACTGAAGTTGAAATGTTACTTTTAACGGTGGTGCAGGGCCCATTTTTCACTTGCTATTACAATTACGTTTCTTTGCACATACGAAACAAAGGGAATAATCTACTAGTCTGCATGTGCcagttttttaaattaaactacTGAATTCTAATTAAGAAATTAGATAAAACTAAGCCTTCTTATATCCTGTGGCAAATGTTCTGAAgtttttcttggctttttgttttgtagtcttttcttccttaagcATATTTCTAACCAAGTGCATTTTGAACCTCTTCTAACAACCTTGATTTGGTTAACCCTCATTTTTCTTGTGTGGAAGAGAAAGAACCAAAGATTTGGGGGTTTCTAGTGGCTGAAATTCTAGGGCTTGGCCTGttctgaattttccttttggttcctGTGACACTCCTGTTTTTTGGCAATCTAGATCTTGGTTTGTCTGGGTTTGATCTCGATTGGCTAGCGCAGATCATCCTCGGGTTCTTTAGCCACTTCTGGAGACTATCCAGTGCTTTCAGGGCCTCTGGTACCTCGGTGAAGCACATTGCTATGAGCCATCACTGCCTTTCTCATGTAAGAGAGTTCCTCTTGGCCAGCTAGGTATTGGACAAGCAACTCTTTGCTTAAGGTACCTTCTTATATCATCTGCCACTTGTGGTGTGCTGCGGTAAGTAGTCTGGGACTAAAATACCAGCTACAGTTTGGTAAAAAGTAGTGGTTTAACTTATGCAAATATTCTGTTGTTTAGTGACCtttcacattgttttttttgtactttatgCTACTGTGGAGCAAGTAATTACATAGTGCGTGTGTGTTTAGCCTCTATTAAGTTAAATGCAAGGATGTCTATTGACATGACTCTATAGTGTGACAGAATAATCAGTTAAAATCTAAGAAAAAATGCTCTTACAAGATTATTTATTATATGCTAAttaaacctatttgcctttaaTTTTGTTGTGAAGCTGGGGAGGAGAGCATATAGCATGAATTTGTCGAAGTATACCGGATTGTCAGTTACCTGGGACATTAATCCTCATAGTattaaaatttgcatttaatacTATGTTGCTTTTCATCTGGTGTAGTTCTGGTATCAATGCATATGTTGGTATTTTAAGTTTTGTACTGTTTCCATAACAGCTATTTTGTGATACAGGATCATTTGCAGAGCAGTATTTTATTCAGTGTCTTCGTAAGTGAGGGGTTCTTTCTATACATAGCTGCTATTACGTAGACTGAGAttaagaaactgatttttctaAATTGTGGGTATATAtagaggggggggaaaaagcatTATGCAGTTTTAGTGGAGAGAATTCTAGGGGGATGTTGCCTACTGCTAGCTGActttttttgtgttctgtttaaGGCTAAAATGTTAACTTTTACTGCAGGACTTGAAAGATGTCATGAGAAAGGCAGGGGAGGTCACCTATGTGGATGCACACAGAAACAACAGGAATGAAGGGTAAGTTCATGTTTGTGTATAAATCTGTGTGATAATGAAAACCATTAAGGATTATTATTCctgtaatataaaaataaatgaaacatagCTATATGGTCTGGCTTAGCTTGGCTGAAATTTCTccgattaaaaataataaataaacctgTCAGTAAGTAGGAGTTC is part of the Anas platyrhynchos isolate ZD024472 breed Pekin duck chromosome 5, IASCAAS_PekinDuck_T2T, whole genome shotgun sequence genome and harbors:
- the LOC101794750 gene encoding serine/arginine-rich splicing factor 5 — translated: MSGCRVFVGHLSSRARERDVEKFFKGYGRIREIHLKNGFGFVEFEDHRDADDAIYELNGKELCDERVTIEHARARRGRGRFPQRFSYYQSTSGSSRYGPPVRTEHRIIVENLSSRISWQDLKDVMRKAGEVTYVDAHRNNRNEGVVEFASYSDMKSALEKLDGTELNGRRIKLIEDHRRHRSRSRSRSYSRSRSKSKSTGSSRSYSRSRSRSRSRSRSRSRSRSRSRSRSRSRSRSRSRTPKKSYSQKSHRSSLLASSPSPSSSKRKSRSRSSSAHSRS